A genomic window from Glycine max cultivar Williams 82 chromosome 17, Glycine_max_v4.0, whole genome shotgun sequence includes:
- the LOC112999944 gene encoding uncharacterized protein: MRNKKNGPQHRGKPYSNPLKQYGNYHDNQRTAARGIAGGSGSKPNTFPTQITCYRCKKPGHISSNCPDKGITCFNCRQKGHFQRDCPHPKREQNGGGLNDQTGHPKATGRVFTLNETPTSGSVLTSDVCLDCPVEISGRTFLIDLICLPLSQIGVIIGMDWLSSNHVLLNCFDKTVAFDDSGGSKDMMFISANQVVTSLKEDAQVYMILSSLGIKTKVSMCDLPVVREFPKVFLEDISGLPPRERYSFP, translated from the exons ATGAGGAACAAAAAGAACGGGCCTCAACATCGGGGAAAACCGTACTCGAACCCTCTTAAACAATATGGTAACTACCATGACAATCAGAGGACTGCTGCTAGGGGAATTGCAGGTGGTAGTGGTAGCAAACCCAATACTTTCCCCACTCAGATCACTTGCTACAGATGTAAGAAGCCAGGGCACATCTCCTCAAATTGCCCTGATAAAGgcataacatgttttaattgtAGACAAAAAGGGCATTTTCAGAGAGATTGTCCACATCCCAAGAGGGAGCAAAATGGTGGGGGCCTGAATGACCAAACTGGACATCCAAAGGCCACTGGAAGAGTCTTTACCCTTAACG AAACCCCAACTAGTGGTTCTGTGTTAACTTCTGATGTGTGTTTGGACTGTCCTGTGGAAATTTCTGGTAGAACattcttgattgatttgatttgtttgcctttgagccaAATTGGAGTTATTATTggtatggactggttatcttccaaccatgtcttgttAAACTGTTTTGATAAAACTGTAGCGTTTGATGATTCTGGAGGGAGTAAGGATATGATGTTtatctctgccaaccaagttgtgacatctttaaaagaagatgcTCAAGTGTACATGATCTTGTCTAGCCTGGGAATAAAGACAAAGGTTTCTATGTGTGACCTCCCTGTTGTCAGAGAGTTTCCTAAAGTGTTTCTTGAGGATATATCCGGTTTGCCACCGAGAGAGAGATATAGTTTTCCATAG
- the LOC102666181 gene encoding uncharacterized mitochondrial protein AtMg00820-like gives MLSPNIPCNPYNICSALAHPRWKASMCGELEALHKNKTWELVPRTRDLHVIGSKLVFKSKLKPNGSLDRLKARFVAKGYHQVNGVDYTETFSPVIKPGTIRLIITIALVKNWPIRQLDVKNVFLHGLLSKNTYMEQPPGMADP, from the coding sequence ATGTTATCTCCAAACATTCCATGCAACCCATATAATATTTGCTCTGCATTAGCTCATCCTAGATGGAAGGCTTCCATGTGCGGAGAACTTGAGgctttacataaaaataaaacttgggAACTCGTTCCTCGCACTCGTGACTTGCATGTTATTGGCTCTAAATTGGTTTTCAAATCAAAACTCaaacctaatgggtccctagaTCGTCTCAAAGCTCGCTTTGTTGCAAAGGGATATCATCAAGTTAATGGAGTAGATTATACTGAAACATTCTCTCCTGTAATCAAGCCAGGCACCATCCGGTTAATCATCACTATAGCCCTCGTTAAGAATTGGCCCATTCGACAACTTGACGTAAAAAATGTCTTTCTGCATGGTTTGCTTTCTAAGAACACATACATGGAGCAACCTCCTGGCATGGCTGACCCTTAG